The genomic stretch ATCATGGCTTCAATGGAAGACTGGTCTGTCACGCAGACAGGACAACCTGGTCCAGAAATCAGATCAACATCATTCACCAAAGCTTGTTTAATCCCTGTTTTTGCCAAAGCCATTGTGTGAGAACCACACACCTCCATAAAGGCTGGCTTATGCTGATATTTCTGTTCAAATAGGGAAGCCTTGTGTTTTACTTCCTGTAATAACACTTTGCTTAGAGCAATTTCAGAGTATGTCTTCTGTGTTTCTTGCATCATAGTACTTCCCCCATTCCTCCATGCTCAGCTTGGCGTGTTCTTCATCTACGATTGACATTGCTTGCCCTGCATGCACTATGACGAATTCTCCCAATTGAACTTCAGGAACAAAAATGATGCCCACCTTCATGGTTGAACCCATAACATCAACCTTAGCCTCATATCCATTTATCTCAATAACCTTTGCCGGAACACCTACACACATTTTTTACACTCTCCCTTCTATCAATTGGTAGCTAGCCACCACCATTTGGCCATATGACAATCCCCCATCATTTGGAGGTAGTTGTTTATGCTCATAAACTTCAAAACCTTTTTCCTTTAACTCTTCTCGGACTCTTGTTCTCAAATATTCATTATGAAAAGAACCGCCCGATAATACGATATCCTTACAGGTTGGATCTTGTTTCGAAGCATGCATAATCATTTGAACACACTGTGAAATAATCGTTTCATGAAACCTTAACGCAATATCAAGAATTGATTTTCCTTTATTTCTATCGTCCATCATTTCAGAAAGCATTTTTCTAACCTGAATTT from Bacillaceae bacterium S4-13-56 encodes the following:
- a CDS encoding HypC/HybG/HupF family hydrogenase formation chaperone yields the protein MCVGVPAKVIEINGYEAKVDVMGSTMKVGIIFVPEVQLGEFVIVHAGQAMSIVDEEHAKLSMEEWGKYYDARNTEDIL